Proteins encoded by one window of Aspergillus puulaauensis MK2 DNA, chromosome 4, nearly complete sequence:
- a CDS encoding alpha/beta fold hydrolase (COG:I;~EggNog:ENOG410PVA6;~InterPro:IPR000073,IPR029058;~MEROPS:MER0014065;~PFAM:PF12697), with amino-acid sequence MTSALLSSAFVFGYGGFTMMMYAVRAILNGTFFKGTTEKETLELQMARNRFWDLSKKWSAFSHQIHTLRNGFKFHYVCNEPNAATRAAKPLVIFIHGFPDSWALWRHMLNVESLQGTATLVAVDLPGFGGSDSLDRYSATAVLENLTEFILAMRAKYGIDSNGATSEQRTVIVGHDWGCLLSMRLAAEAPELANRFIVTNAPIVPLVFSNIRRRLASSLKMLKSFLRAPIHERSLLVNAIKSLVPVVRQVWSSGYVAVFQLPPALVSYVGTGGNQSFLKYAHKTSYGKQKFSIVDAAECMASSSGPSIHESKTQTADGEGYAGTAITRRAASNFFEMCRYYREGTAVARWKKSVETVAGLHDIAQGTGIQRTSSGGGLFDEGPRGALKARATVVWGQKDHALVRQLCLDGISDYLTKGSQVIELPNSAHWTPLEREGQVALTKAVEWAVKGEHDDIGMIVGDCCPGATVTIRK; translated from the exons ATGACGTCCGCGCTGCTCAGTTCGGCCTTTGTTTTTGGCTATGGCGGGTTCACAATGATGATGTACGCGGTTAGAGCAATACTGAATGGTACTTTTTTCAAGGGAACCACAGAGAAGGAAACTCTGGAATTGCAGATGG CTCGCAATCGGTTTTGGGACCTATCGAAAAAGTGGTCGGCGTTCTCTCATCAAATTCACACTCTACGAAATGGTTTCAAATTTCACTACGTCTGCAATGAACCTAATGCCGCCACCCGCGCTGCCAAACCCTTGgttatcttcatccacggATTCCCTGACAGCTGGGCACTATGGCGTCATATGCTAAACGTAGAGTCTCTCCAGGGTACAGCTACTCTGGTTGCCGTTGATCTACCAGGTTTTGGTGGTTCCGATAGTCTGGATCGGTATTCCGCCACTGCGGTTCTAGAGAACCTTACCGAATTTATACTTGCTATGAGAGCAAAATATGGCATCGATAGCAATGGAGCTACCAGCGAGCAAAGAACCGTTATAGTTGGCCATGACTGGGGCTGTTTGCTTTCTATGCGACTGGCTGCCGAAGCCCCTGAACTGGCCAACAGGTTCATCGTAACTAACGCGCCAATT GTTCCCCTGGTATTTTCTAATATTCGTCGTCGGCTGGCGTCCTCGTTGAAAATGCTCAAATCATTTTTACGCGCACCAATCCACGAGCGTTCCCTGTTGGTCAATGCCATAAAGTCGCTGGTTCCTGTTGTTCGTCAAGTATGGAGCTCGGGATATGTTGCTGTCTTCCAGCTGCCCCCTGCTCTGGTCAGTTACGTTGGCACTGGAGGAAATCAATCGTTTCTGAAATACGCACATAAGACGTCCTACGGAAAACAAAAGTTTTCTATTGTCGACGCCGCAGAGTGCATGGCTAGTTCGAGTGGCCCATCGATCCATGAAAGCAAGACACAAACAGCCGATGGCGAGGGATATGCCGGAACTGCGATCACCAGGCGAGCCGCCTCCAATTTCTTTGAAATGTGCCGTTACTACCGGGAAGGCACCGCTGTTGCCCGGTGGAAGAAATCAGTCGAGACCGTAGCTGGCCTGCACGATATTGCGCAAGGAACTGGAATCCAGCGCACTAGCAGTGGAGGTGGGCTATTCGATGAGGGGCCGCGAGGAGCCCTCAAAGCCAGAGCTACCGTCGTCTGGGGCCAGAAAGACCATGCGCTCGTTCGGCAGCTGTGTCTAGACGGCATCTCGGACTACCTTACCAAAGGCAGCCAGGTCATTGAGCTTCCAAATAGTGCGCACTGGACTCCGCTGGAGCGGGAGGGTCAGGTTGCATTGACCAAGGCGGTTGAGTGGGCTGTGAAAGGTGAACACGATGACATTGGAATGATCGTTGGGGATTGTTGTCCGGGAGCAACGGTGACGATTAGAAAATGA
- the GLG2 gene encoding glycogenin (CAZy:GT8;~COG:G;~EggNog:ENOG410PJHH;~InterPro:IPR029044,IPR002495;~PFAM:PF01501;~go_function: GO:0016757 - transferase activity, transferring glycosyl groups [Evidence IEA]), producing the protein MVTPEGAVYCTLLLSDNYLPGAVVLAHSLRDNGSRAKLVAFYTPDTLQASTINELQAVYNVLIPVYRMTNHTPANLWLMERPDLIATFTKIELWRQTQFERIVYIDSDVVAVRAPDELLELDVDFAAAPDVGWPDCFNSGVMVLRPNMQDYFALKALAERGISFDGADQGLLNMHFRDWHRLSFTYNCTPSANYQYIPAYKHFQSTISLVHFIGSQKPWNMSRQVTPFDSPFNQLLGRWWAIYDRHYYPIAIEQIRPDTRAAIPHIVYTDESVSEIHVQTSHEIVQQQCSEQASVVTISVPQTDLSSSPQLEYHTREQTSNEAAQLSYPPESSDVTFPAQQPSEQLYEQPARQPVISVVPQYVWGEEHVKTYIQQHHQDHTHRFTQSTPEQGPSVSSEPAHPLGHGDSHHPQPQASIETQRKPSPRPPPQKPQEQPTFEAPQAEWDASREPPPLYSKPEGIALETKTYTMSDDNQLFQPPASYPEAPKNMYYQVPAVKPEPKKLTQIFPWEQTAPRPTRVFADEQPQIQRLPSPISAKEDSRTSQSSHPTSWTSEVPSLPSESWDTYSRSNAWDEVPEIQQYIQSIQGPRKGSVQVLSGGPSQQNTSTPTPTRQPGPNIGTRITDFPSETERPSLPVTPAPIHRAPATGSPDEFTKKQLPAAEGVPSQEDWVGLTVDVFLHLLRATYLYWEFTESFSPSRAVAPAAERRLGQFRFAG; encoded by the exons ATGGTTACCCCAGAAGGTGCAGTTTATTGCACT CTACTTTTGAGCGATAACTACCTTCCTG GCGCAGTGGTCCTCGCCCACTCACTACGCGATAATGGCTCACGGGCCAAGCTGGTTGCTTTTTATACCCCCGATACGTTGCAAGCTTCCACGATAAATGAGCTTCAG GCCGTTTACAATGTACTCATTCCTGTTTATCGAATGACGAACCACACCCCAGCGAACCTGTGGCTCATGGAGCGGCCAGATTTAATAGCCACCTTTACCAAAATCGAGCTATGGCGACAAACACAGTTCGAGCGCATTGTATACATTGATTCCGACGTGGTAGCCGTCAGAGCTCCGGACGAGCTTCTGGAACTGGACGTAGATTTCGCCGCTGCGCCGGACGTCGGCTGGCCCGATTGCTTCAACAGCGGTGTTATGGTATTACGACCCAACATGCAGGATTACTTTGCGCTGAAAGCTCTTGCGGAAAGAGGCATCAGCTTTGACGGCGCCGACCAAGGGTTACTGAACATGCATTTTCGCGACTGGCATCGGCTCAGTTTTACCTACAACTGCACGCCCAGCGCGAATTATCAATATATCCCAGCATATAAACACTTTCAGAGTACGATCAGCTTGGTACATTTTATTGGATCTCAGAAACCTTGGAATATGTCGAGACAAGTGACTCCTTTCGACTCGCCCTTCAACCAATTACTAGGAAGGTGGTGGGCTATCTACGATCGACATTACTACCCTATAGCTATC GAACAAATACGGCCGGACACTCGAGCGGCTATTCCGCATATTGTCTATACAGACGAGTCGGTATCCGAGATACATGTTCAAACTTCACACGAAATTGTGCAACAGCAGTGTTCTGAGCAGGCATCCGTCGTTACGATATCAGTACCTCAAACCGACCTCTCCTCAAGTCCGCAGCTAGAATACCACACGCGCGAGCAAACTTCAAACGAGGCCGCCCAACTGTCTTATCCTCCGGAATCAAGTGATGTAACATTTCCTGCGCAACAGCCTTCAGAGCAACTTTACGAGCAACCTGCACGTCAACCTGTCATCAGCGTTGTTCCACAATATGTTTGGGGAGAAGAGCATGTAAAAACTTATATacagcaacaccatcaagaTCACACTCATCGTTTTACACAGTCTACTCCAGAACAAGGACCCAGTGTATCATCGGAGCCAGCTCACCCATTGGGCCATGGTgattctcatcatcctcaaccgcAGGCATCCATCGAGACACAACGCAAACCATCACCTCGGCCGCCACCACAGAAGCCACAGGAGCAACCAACATTCGAAGCGCCTCAGGCGGAATGGGATGCGTCTCG GGAACCACCTCCTCTATATTCAAAGCCCGAGGGAATTGCATTGGAGACGAAGACATACACTATGTCGGACGACAATCAGCTTTTCCAGCCACCAGCATCCTACCCAGAGGCCCCGAAAAACATGTATTACCAAGTCCCGGCCGTGAAACCAGAGCCAAAGAAACTCACCCAGATATTCCCCTGGGAGCAGACCGCACCAAGGCCCACAAGAGTCTTTGCTGATGAGCAGCCCCAAATCCAACGCTTGCCCTCTCCGATATCTGCCAAAGAAGACTCCAGAACATCTCAATCCTCTCACCCGACATCCTGGACATCCGAAGTACCCAGCCTACCTAGTGAATCATGGGATACCTACTCTCGGTCCAACGCCTGGGACGAGGTCCCAGAAATTCAACAATACATTCAATCCATACAAGGACCCCGCAAGGGCAGTGTCCAGGTCCTCTCAGGCGGCCCCAGCCAACAAAATacctcaacgccaacaccaacccgACAACCCGGTCCGAACATCGGCACACGGATAACCGATTTCCCCAGCGAAACCGAACGCCCCAGTTTACCTGTCACGCCGGCGCCCATCCACCGGGCTCCAGCAACAGGTAGCCCCGATGAATTCACAAAAAAACAACTCCCCGCCGCAGAAGGCGTGCCAAGTCAGGAGGACTGGGTGGGTCTCACGGTTGATGTGTTTTTACACCTCCTTCGAGCGACGTACTTATACTGGGAGTTTACAGAATCCTTCAGTCCGTCTCGAGCGGTTGCGCCGGCGGCAGAACGGCGGCTTGGACAGTTCAGATTCGCTGGTTGA
- a CDS encoding putative cysteine dioxygenase Cdo1 (COG:E;~EggNog:ENOG410PN84;~InterPro:IPR014710,IPR010300,IPR011051;~PFAM:PF05995;~TransMembrane:1 (o58-77i);~go_function: GO:0005506 - iron ion binding [Evidence IEA];~go_function: GO:0016702 - oxidoreductase activity, acting on single donors with incorporation of molecular oxygen, incorporation of two atoms of oxygen [Evidence IEA];~go_process: GO:0055114 - oxidation-reduction process [Evidence IEA]): MELYTSNQDEWHSFALEDLNRSYTRNLIDEGNGKSNLVSSPVLTGIIPYFYHYSDQPIGIDLFLRSLYMFLTVLLRARLSRESPGRGSTIHDHANAHCVMKVLKGTLQETLYTWPDQERVERGQVSPPQVKKVTTYGENQVTYMSDKLGLHRIHNPDPNDVAISLHLYTPPNAANYGFSIFDETSGKACHIKQSHFYSIRGERT; encoded by the exons ATGGAACTTTATACCTCAAACCAAGATGAATGGCATAGTTTCGCTTTAGAAGACCTAAACAGGTCTTACACGAGGAACCTTATCGACGAAGGGAACGGAAAGAGTAACCTGGTGAGCTCCCCTGTGTTAACAGGGATTATTCCCTACTTTTATCATTATTCGGATCAGCCTATAggtatagatttatttttacGGTCGTTGTACATGTTCCTGACGGTTCTTTTACGTGCGCGTTTGAGCAGAGAG AGTCCTGGAAGGGGTAGCACCATTCACGACCACGCAAATGCGCACTGCGTTATGAAG GTTTTGAAAGGCACTCTTCAAGAAACCTTATACACATGGCCGGACCAGGAAAGAGTTGAACGTGGACAggtttctcctcctcaggtCAAGAAAGTGACTACGTATGGTGAAAATCAAGTCACCTACATGTCTGACAAA TTGGGCTTGCATAGGATCCACAACCCGGATCCCAACGATGTGGCTATCTCTTTACACC TTTACACACCGCCGAATGCCGCAAATTACGGCTTTTCCATCTTCGATGAAACATCCGGAAAGGCATGCCACATCAAGCAGTCGCATTTCTACTCAATTAGAGGCGAACGAACATGA
- the RBG1 gene encoding GTP-binding protein RBG1 (COG:T;~EggNog:ENOG410PHWE;~InterPro:IPR027417,IPR005225,IPR012675,IPR031662, IPR006074,IPR006073,IPR031167,IPR012676,IPR004095;~PFAM:PF02824,PF01926,PF16897;~go_function: GO:0005525 - GTP binding [Evidence IEA]), producing MSTTVDKIKQVEDEMARTQKNKNTSYHLGQLKAKLAKLKRELLTPSGGGGGGGAGFDVARTGVASVGFIGFPSVGKSTLMSKLTGQHSEAAAYEFTTLTTVPGQVMYNGAKIQILDLPGIIQGAKDGKGRGRQVIAVSKTCHLIFIVLDVNKPLIDKKVIETELEGFGIRINKQPPNIVFKKKDKGGIAITSTVPLTHIDHDEIKAVMGEYKISSADISIRCDATIDDLIDVLEAKSRAYIPVVYALNKIDSITIEELDLLYRIPNAVPISSEHGWNIDELLELMWEKLNLRRIYTKPKGKAPDYTAPVVLRANACTIEDFCNSIHRTIKDQFKQAIVYGRSVKHQPQRVGLTHELADEDIVTIIKR from the exons ATGTCGACCACCGTGGATAAG ATTAAGCAagtcgaggatgag ATGGCCAGGACgcagaagaacaaaaacACATCTTATCATTTGG GACAGTTGAAGGCCAAGCTTGCTAAGCTAAAACGTGAACTTTTGACACCGtctggaggcggcggtggcggtggtg CTGGTTTCGATGTTGCTCGTACCGGTGTTGCCAGTGT TGGTTTCATTGGGTTTCCCTCTGTCGGCAAAAGTACATTGATGAGCAAATTGACGGGTCAACATTCTGAAG CCGCGGCCTATGAGTTCACGACCTTGACGACTGTTCCGGGACAAGTGATGTACAACGGTGCGAAGATTCAAATTCTGGATCTTCCTGGTATTATCCAAGGTGCCAAAGATGGTAAAGGTCGTGGTCGGCAGGTTATTGCTGTATCCAAGACGTGCCATCTCATTTTCATTGTTCTCGATGTCAACAAGCCACTCATCGACAAAAAAGTTATTGAAACGGAATTGGAGGGATTCGGAATCAGAATCAATAAACAACCCCCTAACATCGttttcaagaagaaggataaaGGTGGAATTGCCATTACAAGCACTGTTCCCCTGACTCACATTGATCACGAC GAAATCAAAGCTGTCATGGGtgaatataaaatctcttCTGCCGATATCTCCATCCGATGCGACGCGACGATCGATGATCTCATTGATGTCCTTGAGGCTAAAAGCCGCGCTTATATACCTGTCGTTTACGCTCTGAACAAGATTGATTCCATTACTATCGAGGAGCTTGATCTTCTGTACCGAATCCCTAACGCCGTTCCCATTAGCTCGGAGCACGGCTGGAATATCGACGAGCTTTTGGAATTGATGTGGGAGAAGCTCAACCTCCGTCGAATTTACACAAAGCCCAAGGGGAAGGCTCCCGACTATACTGCCCCTGTTGTGCTTAGGGCCAACGCGTGTACCATCGAGGACTTT TGTAACTCCATCCATCGGACCATCAAGGATCAATTCAAACAAGCTATTGTCTATGGTCGGTCCGTCAAACATCAACCACAGCGTGTTGGTCTCACCCACGAACTGGCTGATGAGGATATTG TGACGATTATCAAGCGGTAA
- a CDS encoding uncharacterized protein (COG:S;~EggNog:ENOG410PIEJ;~InterPro:IPR007889,IPR009057,IPR006600;~PFAM:PF03221,PF04218;~go_function: GO:0003677 - DNA binding [Evidence IEA]), protein MDTETPHAQDNGFAQSPWMDMGAFHPSQHSPPMEYHGFQYGSVPLDPAYGVTIPPPYVPLPMTVPSNAWPSMLTPTSQAPFHPPELPAGPVPIAPSVSPVAPVPPPRKSSASSSTPRRTLTDEDRRKMCLYHEENKTAKQTDIGALFGVERSTVSKVLRQKDKYLNPEDGSRSPIKRNKGRVPDIEKALSNWVRNYQRGGHGLTDEMIREKALFFASTCGNPDGKEKVLTHSWLEKFKHKNGLLGAKARKGSFGTKSESASPTGLSINSALASAVQSPTVLSPISPTGFASPSPLSPAQSQENIRGSISLGPTDLGIDFQHAHSQSTISLDTTASFSPTSTLVTESPFTPLSQSRVSPTDGNSSRPRSQTFPLINPDPVSMPTDESPNPTSAMKGLLPAAMEESVGEDGAQKISLNLDTSTGTIKRNRSNPEIRAKTIYPPLYSKSTTVSPVSSPGSPTQDEARKALELVMSYFEHQPSGLGAQEYVTIGKLMERLELAKAQPPTTLPGGLTRIDEHDDVPHQPRLTKKRSIQNFG, encoded by the exons ATGGATACAGAGACCCCCCATGCGCAGGACAATGGCTTTGCGCAGTCTCCCTGGATGGACATGGGCGCGTTTCATCCATCCCAACACTCGCCACCAATGGAATATCACGGATTTCAGTACGGATCCGTGCCACTAGATCCCGCCTACGGCGTCACAATACCACCACCTTATGTGCCTCTACCGATGACCGTGCCTTCTAATGCCTGGCCCAGTATGCTTACTCCGACATCTCAAGCTCCATTCCACCCCCCAGAGCTCCCAGCGGGCCCTGTCCCAATCGCCCCGTCTGTATCACCAGTTGCACCAGTTCCGCCACCCAGGAAGTCATCTGCGAGTAGCTCAACACCGCGGAGGACGCTCACTGACGAAGATCGACGGAAAATGTGCCTCTATCATGAGGAGAACAAGACCGCTAAGCAAACCGACATTGGAG CATTGTTTGGCGTTGAACGAAG CACCGTCTCGAAAGTGCTCAGGCAAAAGGACAAGTACCTTAACCCTGAGGATGGAAGCCGATCACCAATTAAGAGGAACAAGGGCCGAGTCCCTGATATCGAAAAGGCCCTGTCCAACTGGGTCAGGAACTATCAGCGAGGAGGACACGGTCTAACCGATGAAATGATCCGAGAAAAGGCCCTCTTTTTCGCCAGCACCTGTGGCAACCCCGACGGCAAGGAAAAGGTCCTGACTCACAGCTGGTTGGAGAAGTTCAAGCACAAGAACGGCTTGCTCGGTGCCAAAGCTCGGAAGGGCTCGTTTGGGACGAAAAGCGAGTCGGCGAGTCCAACTGGTTTGAGCATTAATTCAGCTTTGGCATCTGCCGTGCAGTCGCCTACCGTGCTCTCGCCCATTTCACCTACCGGCTTcgcatccccatcgccattGTCTCCGGCCCAGAGCCAGGAAAACATCAGAGGGAGTATATCTCTTGGACCCACAGACCTAGGAATCGACTTTCAACACGCACATTCCCAGAGCACAATCTCGCTTGATACGacggcttctttctctccaacGTCGACGCTGGTTACCGAGAGTCCGTTCACGCCCCTGAGTCAGTCCCGTGTCTCACCCACGGACGGGAACTCCAGCAGACCCAGGAGCCAAACATTCCCACTCATCAACCCGGATCCTGTCTCCATGCCCACGGACGAGTCACCCAACCCGACGTCGGCCATGAAGGGTCTTTTGCCTGCCGCGATGGAGGAGTCCGTTGGAGAAGACGGGGCCCAAAAGATTTCACTCAACCTCGATACATCCACCGGCACAATTAAACGGAATCGGAGCAATCCCGAGATTCGCGCTAAAACTATATACCCCCCGTTATACTCCAAGTCCACAACCGTTTCGCCCGTCAGTTCACCGGGGTCCCCTACCCAAGATGAGGCCCGCAAAGCCTTGGAGCTAGTCATGAGCTATTTCGAACATCAGCCGTCTGGACTAGGCGCCCAGGAATACGTCACTATCGGCAAATTGATGGAGAGGTTAGAGCTTGCCAAAgctcaaccaccaacaacactcCCGGGAGGACTTACTCGTATCGACGAGCATGACGACGTCCCCCATCAGCCTCGCCTCACCAAGAAGCGAAGTATTCAAAACTTCGGCTGA
- a CDS encoding PXA domain-containing protein (COG:S;~EggNog:ENOG410PFU3;~InterPro:IPR003114;~PFAM:PF02194;~TransMembrane:1 (o336-355i)), whose product MTTDPVVSGLQPFSHLKSGPTTSSSKSTAVPSSTTTTAPSQSSHRAQQVKNVYRDEQPNGTSDKASTALIRRVLCPHLGSYGGATSPYAPEELLPPLTSSNDVDRQLYALIAIIIKEFISSWYSKITSDQALINEVIQLIAHCTRALEQRLREIDIAQLVLDDIAGLVEGHIISYRLAKEQSELSGLSPYPREIYHALNPHPGLSPVPNPSDTKSVSQQRDNEATYRRLLVNGVLAILLPTEDLENACLRTLTSDILADLILGNEVSGKVCEGRFLWESTAKLLEVISRNKGGDKVDGIGSKLSRPNQLQQFGLLSSKDGENDHTSLTSQPQTPSWIWRIIQYAFFAYVTLRFILSGLFRKASTAPAMFVSRPTRSRRLVDELGTKHGDIGKRPVLGYRLYGMLSQLLDIHQRMPWLGGLLALLQYLILAGPGRVGDTSSTLDRFLHENIQEYVLTPTLLPNLLLASREALFPHNTRPKPGGSVNRTEEPTSTASTPVGGQPSTINNNNTQATPASGGNAITQTHIAATAGSSSLSPDQQRRASNAAEVASIRRKCALGILSLIPRPIARRVLGVASETGIKRNLMPPRFPAQALSQCQDSEPEAGDPGHAFMPPDGATDSDGDAEEELLASTIETEILDLFADEYCNKHLIYSIIETVLARLLPELSDRSIAELMEDRGVFVPPG is encoded by the exons ATGACCACCGATCCTGTTGTTTCGGGCCTCCAACCCTTTTCCCATCTCAAATCGGGCCCGACTACTTCCAGCTCCAAGTCAACAGCCGTTCCATCTTCCACGACCACCACTGCTCCTTCGCAGTCTTCCCACCGGGCGCAGCAGGTGAAGAATGTGTACCGCGATGAACAACCCAATGGCACAAGCGACAAAGCCAGCACTGCACTGATTCGACGCGTGCTTTGTCCTCATCTGGGAAGCTATGGCGGTGCCACTTCCCCGTATGCTCCAGAGGAGCTATTACCACCGCTTACGAGCTCGAATGACGTTGACCGTCAACTTTACGCTTTAATTGCCATAATAATAAAGGAGTTTATTTCGTCCTGGTATTCGAAGATTACATCCGATCAAGCTCTTATCAATGAGGTGATCCAGCTGATCGCGCACTGCACCCGAGCCCTTGAGCAAAGGCTGCGGGAGATCGATATTGCACAGCTAGTTCTGGACGATATCGCTGGATTGGTGGAGGGACATATCATTT CTTATCGACTGGCCAAAGAGCAGTCCGAGCTATCTGGACTATCGCCATACCCGCGCGAGATATACCATGCTTTGAATCCGCATCCAGGCCTCTCACCTGTTCCGAACCCCTCTGATACGAAATCTGTTTCTCAGCAGCGAGATAACGAAGCTACATACCGACGATTATTAGTGAACGGCGTTTTGGCTATTCTTCTTCCGACTGAGGACCTTGAGAATGCATGCTTGCGGACCTTGACGAGCGACATCCTGGCTGACCTTATCCTCGGAAACGAAGTGAGTGGGAAGGTTTGCGAAGGTAGGTTCCTATGGGAGAGTACAGCTAAGCTGCTGGAAGTGATCTCAAGAAACAAGGGTGGCGACAAGGTTGATGGGATAGGATCAAAGCTATCTCGTCCAAACCAACTACAACAATTTGGCCTGCTGTCAAGCAAAGATGGCGAGAATGATCACACGTCCTTGACTTCCCAACCGCAGACTCCAAGCTGGATATGGCGCATTATTCAGTATGCCTTTTTCGCATATGTGACACTACGCTTTATTTTGTCGGGCCTATTTCGCAAAGCGTCCACAGCCCCGGCGATGTTTGTTTCGCGCCCAACTCGTTCGCGTAGACTTGTGGACGAGTTAGGCACGAAACACGGCGACATAGGAAAGCGCCCGGTGCTTGGTTATCGACTCTATGGCATGCTGTCGCAGTTACTGGATATCCACCAGCGAATGCCATGGCTAGGAGGACTGTTAGCCCTCCTCCAGTATTTAATCCTGGCGGGTCCAGGAAGAGTAGGAGATACCAGCAGTACTCTTGATAG GTTCCTCCACGAGAACATCCAGGAGTATGTGCTCACCCCCACCTTGTTACCCAATCTTCTACTCGCATCGCGAGAGGCGCTTTTCCCGCATAATACTCGTCCGAAACCTGGAGGGAGTGTCAATCGCACCGAAGAGCCGACATCGACTGCGTCAACCCCGGTAGGGGGGCAGCCATCCACtatcaataataataatacgcAGGCGACTCCCGCATCCGGCGGCAATGCAATAACACAGACTCATATAGCGGCGACTGCGGGATCGTCTTCCTTGTCGCCGGATCAGCAGCGGCGCGCCTCAAACGCCGCCGAAGTCGCCTCGATAAGGCGCAAGTGTGCACTCGGGATTCTATCCCTGATACCGCGCCCAATCGCACGCCGTGTGCTCGGAGTTGCGTCGGAGACTGGTATTAAGAGAAATTTGATGCCTCCTCGATTTCCGGCTCAAGCTCTGAGCCAATGTCAAGATTCCGAgcctgaagctggagaccCAGGCCATGCCTTTATGCCCCCTGACGGGGCCACCGACAGTGACGGTGACGCGGAAGAGGAGCTCCTCGCCTCGACTATTGAGACCGAAATCCTGGATTTGTTCGCAGATGAGTACTGCAACAAGCATCTAATTTACTCGATCATTGAGACTGTACTCGCGAGGCTCTTGCCTGAGTTGTCGGATCGTAGTATTGCTGAGCTGATGGAGGACAGGGGAGTTTTCGTACCCCCTGGTTGA